Proteins encoded by one window of Streptacidiphilus sp. PB12-B1b:
- a CDS encoding TetR/AcrR family transcriptional regulator: MAIAVPPDLWLDVRPEAARRLMLAGLQCFAERGYHATTTRDIATAAGMSSAALYVYFPSKLDLLFAISRSGQQLSRAMVEGVLARGGDPAERMRRLVEEFTSWHALHHTVARVVEYEEHALPDKERRVMRGMRRQTEQIVQDLVAEGVEAGVFHVPNTKAAARAVLSLGVDVVRWYDERMRTSPRTLGRQYADLVLRMLSAEDPASTPSPQRQEAAT; the protein is encoded by the coding sequence ATGGCCATCGCCGTCCCGCCCGACCTGTGGCTCGACGTCCGGCCGGAGGCGGCCCGCCGGCTGATGCTGGCCGGGCTGCAGTGCTTCGCCGAGCGCGGCTACCACGCGACCACCACCCGGGACATCGCCACCGCCGCCGGGATGAGCTCGGCCGCGCTGTACGTCTACTTCCCCTCCAAGCTCGACCTGCTGTTCGCCATCAGCCGCAGCGGCCAGCAGCTCTCCCGCGCCATGGTCGAGGGCGTGCTCGCCCGCGGCGGCGACCCGGCCGAGCGGATGCGCCGCCTGGTCGAGGAGTTCACCTCCTGGCACGCGCTGCACCACACCGTGGCCCGGGTGGTCGAGTACGAGGAGCACGCGCTGCCGGACAAGGAGCGCCGGGTGATGCGCGGCATGCGGCGGCAGACCGAGCAGATCGTCCAGGACCTGGTGGCCGAGGGCGTCGAGGCGGGGGTGTTCCACGTCCCCAACACCAAGGCGGCGGCGCGCGCCGTGCTCTCACTCGGCGTCGACGTCGTGCGCTGGTACGACGAGCGCATGCGCACCTCGCCCAGGACCCTCGGGCGCCAGTACGCGGACCTGGTGCTGCGGATGCTCAGCGCCGAGGATCCGGCCAGCACCCCATCCCCGCAGAGACAGGAAGCAGCGACATGA
- a CDS encoding MaoC family dehydratase: MTSRTFASPAELAASVGTLIGTGDWVGVDQKRIDLFAEATGDHQWIHVDPERAAEGPFGGTIAHGYLTLSLIPVLVQDVYRTEGVRMGVNYGLNKVRFPAPVRSGSRVRASVTVLSAEEVTGGYQITTQITVEIEGGAKPACVAETVVRLYT, encoded by the coding sequence ATGACCAGCAGGACCTTCGCCTCCCCGGCCGAACTGGCCGCCTCCGTCGGCACGCTGATCGGCACCGGCGACTGGGTCGGCGTCGACCAGAAGCGGATCGACCTGTTCGCCGAGGCCACCGGCGACCACCAGTGGATCCACGTAGACCCCGAGCGGGCCGCCGAGGGGCCCTTCGGCGGCACCATCGCCCACGGCTACCTGACGCTCTCGCTGATCCCGGTCCTGGTCCAGGACGTGTACCGGACCGAGGGCGTGCGCATGGGCGTCAACTACGGCCTGAACAAGGTGCGCTTCCCCGCCCCGGTCAGGTCCGGCTCGCGGGTCCGCGCCTCGGTGACCGTACTGTCGGCCGAGGAGGTGACCGGCGGCTACCAGATCACCACGCAGATCACGGTGGAGATCGAGGGCGGCGCCAAGCCCGCCTGCGTCGCCGAGACCGTCGTCCGGCTCTACACCTGA
- a CDS encoding lysophospholipid acyltransferase family protein produces the protein MLTAIATRVVPVLGRLDVTADETAGLVPGTIVAANHSSLIDPGLVLAALARRDVDRPVVLAAAGLWRIPVLGGRLRAEGHIAVRRGHRQAAESLDRAAEALALGRIVVLYPEGRLPGRRDSADREPEYFRTGVARLALATGAPVVPLGQAGARRITSGSRTKQLAGLCTAPLRRPRMHVHFGAPVRLSGSLAEATAQAHTAVTAAWRTAASLAHGNAR, from the coding sequence ATGCTCACCGCCATCGCCACCCGCGTCGTCCCGGTCCTCGGCCGACTGGACGTCACCGCCGACGAGACCGCCGGCCTGGTCCCCGGCACCATCGTCGCCGCCAACCACAGCTCGCTGATCGACCCCGGGCTGGTGCTGGCCGCGCTCGCCCGGCGCGATGTCGACCGGCCGGTGGTGCTGGCCGCCGCCGGGCTCTGGCGGATACCGGTGCTCGGCGGGAGGCTCCGGGCCGAGGGGCACATCGCGGTACGCCGCGGCCACCGGCAGGCCGCCGAATCGCTGGACCGGGCCGCCGAGGCGCTGGCGCTCGGCCGGATCGTGGTGCTCTACCCCGAAGGGCGGCTCCCCGGACGCCGGGACTCGGCCGACCGCGAGCCGGAGTACTTCCGCACCGGCGTCGCCCGGCTGGCCCTGGCCACCGGCGCGCCGGTGGTGCCGCTGGGGCAGGCCGGCGCCCGCCGGATCACCTCCGGCAGCCGGACCAAGCAGCTGGCGGGCCTGTGCACCGCGCCGCTGCGCCGCCCCCGGATGCACGTCCACTTCGGCGCGCCGGTCCGGCTGAGCGGCTCCCTGGCCGAGGCCACCGCCCAGGCGCACACGGCGGTCACCGCCGCCTGGCGCACCGCCGCCTCCCTCGCGCACGGGAACGCCCGGTAG